From Ascaphus truei isolate aAscTru1 chromosome 20, aAscTru1.hap1, whole genome shotgun sequence, one genomic window encodes:
- the LOC142471041 gene encoding uncharacterized protein LOC142471041, with amino-acid sequence MGSVTPPCDGIRGCLTHRVPISIIGSVTPPCDGIRGCLTHRVPISIIGSVTPPCDGIRGRLTHGVPISIIGSVTPPCDGIRGRLTHGVPISIIGSVTPACEGIRGRLTHGVPISIIGSVTPPCEGIRGRLTHGVPISIIGSVTPPCEGIRGRLTHGVPISIIGSVTPPCDGIRGRLTHGVPISIIGSVTPPCEGIRGRLTHGVPISIIGSVTPACEGIRGRLTHGVPISIIGSVTPPCDGIRGRLTHGVPISIIGSVTPPCDGIRGRLTHGVPISIIGSVTPPCDGIRGRLTHGVPISIIGSVTPPCDGIRGRLTHGVPISIIGSVTPPCDGIRGRLTHGVPISIIGSVTPPCDGIRGRLTHGVPISIIGSVTPPCDGIRGRLTHGVPISIIGSVTPPCDGIRGGLTHGVPISIIGTVTPPCDGIRGRLTHGVPISIIGTVTPPCDGIRGRLTHGIPISIIGSVTPPCDGIRGRLTHGVPISIISHFPFLPLDFCSFYNILKSYRLHNMEKSVFSERTEESSAVQYFQFYGYLSQQQNMMQDYVRTGTYQRAILQNHTDFKDKVILDVGCGSGILSFFAVQAGARKVYAVEASTMAQHAELLVKSNNLTDRITVIPGKVEEVTLPEQVDIIVSEPMGYMLFNERMLESYLHAKKFLKPSGNMFPTIGDVHLAPFTDEQLYMEQFTKANFW; translated from the exons atggggtcagtgacacctccctgtgatgggataagagggtgtctcacacacagggttcctataagtataatagggtcagtgacacctccctgtgatgggataagagggtgtctcacacacagggttcctataagtataatagggtcagtgacacctccctgtgatgggataagagggcgtctcacacacggggttcctataagtataatagggtcagtgacacctccctgtgatgggataagagggcgtctcacacacggggttcctataagtataatagggtcagtgacacctgcctgtgaggggataagagggcgtctcacacacggggttcctataagtataatagggtcagtgacacctccctgtgaggggataagagggcgtctcacacacggggttcctataagtataatagggtcagtgacacctccctgtgaggggataagagggcgtctcacacacggggttcctataagtataatagggtcagtgacacctccctgtgatgggataagagggcgtctcacacacggggttcctataagtataatagggtcagtgacacctccctgtgaggggataagagggcgtctcacacacggggttcctataagtataatagggtcagtgacacctgcctgtgaggggataagagggcgtctcacacacggggttcctataagtataatagggtcagtgacacctccctgtgatgggataagaggtcgtctcacacacggggttcctataagtataatagggtcagtgacacctccctgtgatgggataagagggcgtctcacacacggggttcctataagtataatagggtcagtgacacctccctgtgatgggataagagggcgtctcacacacggggttcctataagtataatagggtcagtgacacctccctgtgatgggataagagggcgtctcacacacggggttcctataagtataatagggtcagtgacacctccctgtgatgggataagaggtcgtctcacacacggggttcctataagtataatagggtcagtgacacctccctgtgatgggataagagggcgtctcacacacggggttcctataagtataatagggtcagtgacacctccctgtgatgggataagagggcgtctcacacacggggttcctataagtataatagggtcagtgacacctccctgtgatgggataagagggggtctcacacacggggttcctataagtataatagggacagtgacacctccctgtgatgggataagagggcgtctcacacacggggttcctataagtataatagggacagtgacacctccctgtgatgggataagagggcgtctcacacacgggattcctataagtataatagggtcagtgacacctccctgtgatgggataagagggcgtctcacacacggggttcctataagtataatatcACACTTTCCTTTTCTCCCGCTAGATTTCTGTTCGTTTTATAACATACTTAAGAGCTATCGGCTGCATAACATGGAGAAAAGCGTATTCAGCGAGCGGACCGAGGAGTCTTCTGCAGTGCAATACTTCCAG TTTTACGGGTATCTGTCGCAGCAGCAGAACATGATGCAGGATTACGTCAGAACGGGGACCTACCAGAGAGCCATCCTACAGAACCACACAGACTTCAAAGATAAG gtGATTCTGGACGTGGGCTGCGGTTCGGGTATCCTCTCGTTCTTCGCGGTTCAGGCCGGCGCTCGGAAGGTGTACGCGGTGGAAGCCAGCACGATGGCGCAACACGCGGAG ctgctggtgAAGAGTAATAACCTGACGGACCGCATCACGGTGATCCCGGGgaaggtggaggaggtgaccctCCCCGAGCAGGTGGACATCATCGTCTCCGAGCCCATGGGATACATGCTCTTCAACGAGCGGATGCTGGAGAGCTACCTGCACGCCAAGAAGTTCCTCAAACCTAGCG GTAACATGTTCCCCACGATCGGAGACGTTCACCTAGCTCCGTTCACAGACGAGCAACTTTACATGGAGCAGTTTACAAAGGCCAACTTCTGGTAA
- the LOC142470771 gene encoding histone-arginine methyltransferase CARM1-like, giving the protein MPYDLSSVMGGSSGISHSNLIPLANTGIVNHTHSRMGSIMSTGIVQGSAGSQTGTNATTHYPVNNQFTMGGPAISMASPMSITTNTMHYGS; this is encoded by the exons ATGCCATATGATCTGAGCAGTGTTATGGGCGGGAGCTCAGGCATCAGCCACAGTAACCTCATCCCTCTAG CCAACACGGGCATCGTTAATCACACCCACTCCAGGATGGGATCCATCATGAGCACAGGAATCGTGCAAG GGTCGGCCGGAAGTCAGACGGGCACTAACGCCACCACCCATTACCCGGTCAACAACCAGTTTACCATGGGCGGCCCGGCCATCTCCATGGCTTCTCCCATGTCGATCACCACCAACACAATGCATTATGGGAGTTAA